The following coding sequences lie in one Haloterrigena sp. KLK7 genomic window:
- a CDS encoding universal stress protein produces the protein MYRDILIPTDGSDASVTALDHGMEIASSMGAKVHLLHVVDVGTEMSASAVGDIADDLTETLDEEAEEALVQAEQMADEAGVTSERAVLEGFPEDAIPQYSADTGIDLIVIGESKDSTLTEQLFGSTTEDVLESVTTSVLVARE, from the coding sequence GTGTACCGCGACATCCTTATCCCGACGGATGGATCTGATGCGAGCGTAACAGCGCTGGACCACGGGATGGAAATCGCGTCGAGTATGGGTGCCAAGGTGCATCTCCTGCACGTCGTAGATGTTGGGACGGAGATGTCCGCATCCGCCGTTGGCGACATCGCGGATGACCTCACCGAAACACTTGATGAGGAGGCGGAAGAGGCGCTCGTTCAGGCCGAGCAAATGGCCGATGAGGCCGGAGTTACGTCCGAACGAGCCGTTCTCGAAGGATTTCCAGAAGACGCAATACCCCAGTATAGCGCTGATACTGGGATCGACCTTATTGTAATCGGAGAAAGCAAGGATTCGACCCTCACAGAACAACTCTTCGGGAGCACGACGGAGGACGTTCTCGAGTCGGTGACTACCTCGGTTCTGGTCGCTCGGGAATGA
- a CDS encoding hemolysin family protein, with product MQAPEILLRLIAGAVLILANGFFVTIEFALTRARQYSKAEFMEPGLERAWEMTEDLEIYLTGCQVGITACSIALGIVAEPALAALFEPLFGGTVLASIGAGVLLAYIIVSLVHKVYGEQAPTYLGVERSKQVCRYGATPLYWFTWVIRPILLIGDWVAKGTLSLFGVEMTGAWLESDGEDIEGRADLHRQLESILDDNEIPEERRQEVMNALVVEEIPIRDIMVPREEIATLSTNNTPEENLAVVEEHPHLRYPLVGEDIDDFRGVVYLATVTNQFEAFKNGDIDIEELAESPMTLPADEVISDAIDRFQTENQELAFVTEEGRVVGLLTATDAFEEVMGELEDPIDVYQREQHGDDASGLDSQSDPA from the coding sequence ATGCAAGCACCCGAAATACTCCTTCGTCTCATCGCGGGTGCCGTGTTGATTCTCGCCAACGGGTTTTTCGTCACCATCGAGTTCGCGCTGACCCGCGCCCGACAGTATTCCAAAGCGGAGTTCATGGAACCGGGTCTCGAACGCGCGTGGGAGATGACCGAGGACCTCGAAATCTATCTCACCGGGTGTCAGGTCGGCATTACCGCCTGTAGCATCGCACTGGGTATCGTCGCCGAACCCGCGCTCGCAGCGCTGTTCGAGCCGTTGTTCGGAGGGACGGTTCTCGCGTCGATCGGCGCGGGCGTGCTCTTGGCGTACATCATCGTGAGCTTGGTACACAAGGTCTATGGCGAACAGGCCCCCACCTACCTCGGCGTCGAGCGCTCGAAACAGGTCTGCCGCTACGGCGCGACGCCGCTGTATTGGTTCACGTGGGTCATTCGACCGATTCTCCTCATCGGTGACTGGGTGGCGAAAGGGACGCTTTCGCTGTTCGGCGTCGAAATGACCGGTGCGTGGCTCGAATCCGACGGCGAGGACATCGAGGGGCGTGCGGACCTCCACCGACAGCTCGAGTCGATACTCGACGACAATGAGATTCCCGAAGAGCGTCGTCAGGAAGTAATGAACGCGTTGGTGGTCGAGGAAATCCCCATCCGTGACATCATGGTGCCGCGCGAGGAAATCGCCACACTCTCGACCAACAATACCCCCGAGGAAAACCTCGCGGTCGTCGAGGAGCATCCACATCTCCGCTATCCGCTGGTCGGCGAGGACATCGACGATTTCCGAGGGGTTGTTTACCTCGCGACGGTCACAAACCAATTCGAGGCGTTCAAAAACGGCGACATCGACATCGAGGAGCTCGCCGAGTCACCGATGACGCTCCCGGCCGACGAGGTAATCAGCGACGCCATCGACCGCTTCCAGACGGAAAATCAGGAACTCGCGTTCGTCACTGAGGAGGGACGGGTCGTCGGCCTGTTAACCGCGACGGACGCCTTCGAGGAAGTGATGGGCGAACTCGAAGACCCCATTGACGTCTACCAGCGCGAACAACACGGGGACGACGCATCGGGACTAGACTCTCAAAGCGACCCGGCTTGA
- a CDS encoding CNNM domain-containing protein has protein sequence MPALEASIRLIAGLLLILANGFFVAIEFALTRARQYSEAEFMEPGLERAWEMTQNLEIYLTSCQIGITFSSIAVGIVAEPALTAIFEPLFGGTVLASVGAGAILAFLIVNLLHLTHGEQTPTYLGVERSKLVCRYCATPLYWWTRGIWPVIKFGDGAAKWTLSLFGVEMTGAWLETEEDVMQGRAGLYKRFGSALEAGDVPEERRQEVMNALAVGAIPVEVIMVPREEIVALSTENTSKENLALVEEHSHSRYPVVGEDMDDFRGIVYLPTITNHFEDLMSGEVDIEDLSESPMTLPAKEEIDDAIDRFQTENQELALVTEDDEIVGLLTSTDAFEEVMGDLEDPIDERARRARRGADPTGT, from the coding sequence ATGCCCGCGCTCGAAGCCTCCATCAGGCTTATTGCCGGTCTACTACTTATTCTCGCCAACGGGTTTTTCGTCGCCATCGAATTCGCGCTGACCCGCGCCCGACAGTATTCCGAAGCGGAGTTCATGGAACCCGGTCTCGAACGCGCCTGGGAGATGACTCAGAACTTGGAGATTTACTTGACCAGTTGCCAGATCGGGATTACGTTCTCGAGCATCGCGGTCGGTATCGTCGCTGAACCCGCGCTGACGGCCATCTTCGAACCGCTGTTCGGTGGTACCGTTCTCGCATCGGTCGGCGCAGGAGCCATCCTCGCGTTTCTCATCGTCAACCTCCTCCATCTCACCCACGGCGAGCAGACCCCGACCTATCTCGGCGTCGAGCGCTCGAAACTGGTCTGTCGGTACTGTGCGACGCCGCTGTACTGGTGGACGCGGGGCATCTGGCCAGTCATCAAGTTTGGAGATGGGGCGGCGAAATGGACGCTTTCGTTGTTCGGCGTCGAGATGACCGGCGCGTGGCTCGAAACCGAGGAGGACGTCATGCAGGGGCGTGCGGGTCTCTACAAGCGCTTCGGCTCGGCCCTCGAAGCGGGAGACGTTCCCGAAGAACGCCGGCAGGAGGTGATGAACGCGCTGGCCGTTGGCGCCATCCCGGTCGAGGTGATCATGGTTCCGCGCGAGGAGATCGTCGCGCTTTCGACCGAGAACACCTCCAAGGAGAACCTCGCGCTCGTCGAGGAACACTCCCATTCTCGCTACCCAGTGGTCGGCGAGGACATGGACGACTTCCGCGGCATCGTCTATCTCCCGACGATCACGAACCATTTCGAGGACCTCATGAGCGGCGAAGTCGACATCGAAGACCTCTCCGAATCGCCGATGACGCTCCCGGCCAAGGAGGAAATCGATGACGCCATCGACCGCTTCCAGACGGAAAATCAGGAACTCGCCCTCGTTACCGAGGACGACGAGATCGTTGGTCTCCTGACCTCGACGGACGCCTTCGAGGAAGTCATGGGCGACCTCGAAGACCCGATAGACGAGCGGGCCAGACGCGCGCGCCGTGGAGCGGACCCGACCGGGACCTGA
- a CDS encoding DUF429 domain-containing protein: protein MYIGVDGCSTGWIAVQYEEDSYEDSSLYKDIDELWAAHHDTAERILIDVPIGLRENSNMKRPCDDAARKKLSPKRHSSVFSVPVRAAVHEESYEDAKATQEKHTDGSLGVQSWGIADKIAELDSFLRETEPDAVGTIREAHPEVCFWALNGESATKHSKTGQPAAAFWERIGILEAIDDTIVDDVRDAATDLDAKVGNDDVIDAFALALTASPKTGSLRTLPDKWPDDETGDPTGELPMEMVYAYP from the coding sequence ATGTACATTGGCGTCGATGGATGCTCAACCGGCTGGATCGCTGTTCAGTACGAGGAGGACAGCTACGAAGACTCTTCTCTGTACAAAGATATTGACGAGCTCTGGGCAGCTCACCACGATACGGCAGAACGGATCCTGATTGACGTACCGATCGGTCTTCGAGAGAACTCAAACATGAAGCGCCCGTGTGACGACGCCGCTCGAAAGAAACTCAGTCCGAAACGTCACTCCAGCGTGTTCTCCGTTCCAGTACGGGCTGCCGTTCACGAGGAAAGCTACGAGGACGCAAAGGCGACGCAGGAGAAGCACACAGATGGAAGTCTCGGCGTTCAATCGTGGGGCATCGCCGATAAGATCGCCGAACTCGATTCCTTCCTCCGCGAAACAGAACCAGACGCCGTTGGAACGATCCGTGAGGCACATCCCGAAGTCTGCTTCTGGGCGCTGAACGGCGAATCCGCCACGAAGCACTCGAAAACAGGTCAACCGGCTGCCGCCTTCTGGGAACGGATCGGGATACTCGAAGCCATCGACGATACGATTGTCGATGACGTCCGTGATGCTGCAACCGATCTCGATGCTAAGGTTGGTAACGACGACGTCATCGACGCGTTCGCGTTAGCGCTTACTGCCAGTCCAAAAACCGGATCCCTACGAACGCTTCCTGACAAGTGGCCAGATGACGAGACAGGAGATCCGACTGGTGAACTCCCGATGGAGATGGTCTACGCTTACCCATAG
- a CDS encoding transcriptional regulator TrmB, with amino-acid sequence MSRTAGDPERAVNGLLSVAQLLEEPRLARLYTFVLREGEVSIDDIVDELEMPRTTAYSDAGTLVELGVLTRNEEQKMHTHSAVPITLTANLDGDEYTITPTLIEAFGRSTRDPDLDLLIERHGLGKLAIALTYAIPYAEGEMSERVAARELDLQQAFAIAALQALRDVVLDMKTVDPYFEEIRNAREQPATAKDCERDR; translated from the coding sequence ATGTCGAGGACTGCCGGTGATCCTGAGCGAGCCGTCAACGGCCTGCTGTCAGTCGCACAGCTGTTAGAGGAGCCGCGGCTGGCGCGACTCTACACGTTCGTTCTCCGAGAAGGGGAAGTCTCCATCGACGACATCGTTGACGAATTGGAGATGCCACGGACGACGGCGTACTCGGATGCCGGCACGCTCGTCGAACTCGGGGTACTGACCCGGAACGAAGAGCAAAAGATGCACACGCATTCGGCAGTACCGATCACACTCACCGCAAATCTCGATGGGGACGAATACACAATCACACCGACGCTCATCGAAGCGTTCGGCCGATCGACCCGAGATCCGGACCTCGATCTCCTCATCGAGCGACACGGACTCGGAAAGCTTGCAATTGCTCTCACGTACGCCATCCCGTACGCTGAAGGCGAGATGTCGGAACGGGTCGCGGCACGGGAACTCGATCTCCAGCAGGCGTTCGCAATTGCGGCGCTGCAAGCGTTGCGAGACGTCGTCCTCGATATGAAGACGGTTGACCCGTACTTCGAGGAGATCCGGAACGCCCGCGAGCAGCCGGCAACAGCAAAGGACTGCGAACGGGACCGATGA
- a CDS encoding O-antigen ligase family protein, whose product MAFAIGSATFVTLEGLRRWQSRGSAQGGPDVPRKLVVTGGLAVAAIVALGGAVIQMLPTYRTMHLTDISLSGRTDIWAAGWTAFESANPLLGLGIAAFNTAVGPASSIEFEAAVLWPHSALVGVLVELGAIGFALFLATAAGGSQGLVTYIGDSQVIFWQATLHMLDSSRKFSCSRYTHPDDSRSTLFRSKGAVVAVT is encoded by the coding sequence GTGGCCTTTGCCATCGGGTCGGCGACCTTCGTCACGCTCGAGGGACTCCGGCGCTGGCAGAGCCGCGGAAGCGCTCAGGGAGGGCCTGATGTCCCGCGGAAGTTGGTCGTAACGGGCGGCTTGGCCGTCGCGGCGATCGTCGCCCTCGGCGGCGCCGTCATCCAGATGCTCCCGACCTATCGGACGATGCACCTCACGGACATCTCACTTTCCGGTCGGACAGATATCTGGGCGGCAGGATGGACGGCGTTCGAGAGTGCGAACCCGCTTCTCGGCCTCGGAATCGCAGCGTTCAACACGGCCGTCGGGCCGGCCTCGTCGATCGAGTTCGAGGCCGCTGTGTTGTGGCCCCACTCCGCACTGGTCGGCGTCCTTGTCGAGCTCGGTGCGATCGGTTTTGCCCTTTTCCTCGCGACGGCGGCCGGCGGCTCTCAAGGCCTCGTTACCTATATAGGGGATTCTCAAGTGATATTCTGGCAGGCGACGTTACATATGCTGGATAGCTCGAGGAAATTCTCGTGTTCCAGGTACACCCACCCAGACGACTCCCGATCCACTCTTTTTCGTTCGAAAGGTGCAGTGGTGGCAGTCACGTGA